The window TTCGGGGCTGTTGCGGACGTCTCGCTGCGTCTTGGCCCATGTGCGCTTAGCCCAAGCCCGAGGTGCAACGGTGATGGATCAAACCCCCGTGGTAAAAGTGACACCCAGTGCAAGTGGGGTCGAAGTCCAGACCGAGAAAGAAACCTTTAGCTGCGATCGCATTGTCTTAACCACTGGCAGCTGGGCCAAGGGGCTCTTGGCAGAGCAGGGTATCGACCTGCCGCTAAAGATCATGCCCTGTCAGCTAGGGTTTTACCAGCCTGACAAAACTGCCGACTTTGCACCGGGAACTTTTCCAGTTTTCTTTGCCCATATGAACGGCATCTATGGCGAAATGCCCTACGGCATTCCCCATGAAGACCCCAGTATCGGCGTTAAAATCACCACCTTCTATGGCTGGGAGACGGTGAACACTCCCGGCGAAGTAGACTATACGCCCAGTCAAGCGTGGACGGAGCACATCCGCGACTTTGCTCGGGAATATATCCCAGGGGCTGCTGGGCCGTTGGTGAGTACCCGTCGCTGCCTATACACCCTCACGCCCGATAAACATTTCATTGTGGATCAGCATCCCAGCTATTCTCACGTTGTCATCGGGGCTGGCTTTTCTGGCCATGGGTTTAAGTTCACCACACTGACGGGCAAGATGCTAGCCGATTTGGCCGTTCATGGCAGTACCCCCCATGACACCAGCCTGTTTAAAGTCGCCCGATTTCAGACCGTTAAGGCATCGTCGAGGTAAGTGAAAAAATATGAGGCATCCGGGCAACAGCTTTGTCCGTCCTTCAGGATGGTTTAGTAGCGGGATGCTTGAACCTTCTCATACCCATTCTCCAAAGCAGCGCTACCTAAGGACTTATGTATAACCAGGAGTCTTGACAAGGGTAGGAAGGGTCTGATCTGTAGCATTAGAAACGAGAACGGGTATACCATCCTCTAATGGCAATTATTCAGGGGCAGCACTACTAGGGTGATGGGGGTATTCCGCTGACCTCAGACGCCGTCGAACAGGGTCGCCATCCTGGATCGCGCGGGCGTAGGGGGTGATAAGGCAGATCTAACAGGCTGCTTTAGCTCATTGTCGGCTTGGCCGTTCGAATGCCTCAAACTCAATTTTTCTTTACTCATAGGATATCTGGAGTGACCCACGAGAATGACGTCATCTTCTAAGGTTCCACAGGAGCCCAGTGCTTCGAAACATCCTCTACACATCGTTATTTCAGAGCAGCTAAAAGAACAAATTGAAGCAGGTCAATACGTCCCTGGAGAGCGTTTACCCAGTGAATTTGATCTAGGAAAAGCCTTCAACGTTAGCCGCACCACCATCCGTCGAGCGATCGCCAACCTGATTCAACAAGGGCTGGTAACCACTCAACAGGGCAAGGGGATTTTTGTCAGCGATCGCCACAAAATCAGTTTCTCAATGTCTAACCCGCTGATGCAATTTGACCTTGCCCTCAAGCAACAGGGGTACACCGGGCACGTTCATTCTTTGCGGTTCCAGCTCACAAAGGCTCCTGCTGAAGTCACTCGAATGCTGCAGCTCTCGCATCAAGAAACCCAAGTCTACTGGCAAGAAAAAATTATTTATGCGGATGAATGTCCCATTGCCTTAGACATTACGTATTTGCCCGAAGCCATGGGCGCGGCGCTCGCTAAGCCTTTGCAGGAAGGTTTTACCTATAGTGCCTTGATGATGAACGGCATTGATCTCAACGCTGCCGAAGTCCGTTTAGAAAGCGTGCCCGCCACCTACGAACTGAGTGAGTATTTAGCCGTGCCGCTGGGGATGCCGCTGTTGGTCTTCAGCTATGTGGTCTATTGGGGAAAATGCACCCCTGCAGCCTGTGGCAAAACTTTGTCTCGCTCTGACTGGACCTGCTACACCTCCCAAATTGAAGTGGCACAGGCAAGCGATGGCGGCGATCACACCCCTTAGGGGTTTTCTGAGAAATATAGCCTTGTTCAGTTGACTCCAGTACATCTGGGTCGAGACAGGGTCTAGGGTTTGGGGTCTATTGCACCTGTCTATTCATCCTTCTGCCAACTGCTACACAGAAGCAAGCTACATCCTTTTGCCGTTTGCCATACAATCACCTCATTCAAATCACCCCATTCAAATTGAGAGTTGCCCTAAGAAAAACCGCAGCTGCTGTTGGGTTTGCCACACATAATCAGTGGGGTTCCACAACTCCCGGAGGCCAAAATCAATCAGCTGTGCCGGAACCAAATGATCACGGCGTTCCACCAGCATCATGCGCTCTAAAATCCACGGATCGCGAGAATATTCTGGATGGCCGGAAAAAACCAAAATGTGACTGCCTAGCATCCACCCTAGATATTCTGTCACGCCGCTGGTGCCTAGGGACACCGCTCCAGGCGGAAGCTCAACAACCCCATCATTGTGATGGACTTGGATGGCGTAGGCAGTGCGATCGGTGCCAAAATACGTCTGCGCTGCCGGGCTGAGGTTAAGGGTCACGACGGATAGCTCAGTGCCGGGGGGGTTACGCTCAACCTTGCCCCCTAAAGCCTGGGCCACAATCTGAGGCGCAAAGGAAAACCCTGACAGGCGTATCTGCTGGCGATGGTAGTCCTGAATGACGGCACACAGTTCTGCAATCCAATCATCCGGATCATAGGCCCCACTGGCAGAACCGGAGATGACGATGCCGTCCAGATTCGCAAGGTCTTCTTTGCTGGGGTAATGGGATTTACGGGGTTCGTATTTAATCAGCTCGACACTGCTTAGCGCTACCCCACCCAGATCTTCAGGCTGACTTTCTTGACACACTGTGTCGAAGAGCTGTCGGTGCATTTCATAGAATCCATCAGGATAGCGCTCTAAAATTTCGGGAGCCCACCAGCGGAGATCGTCAGTGCCGACATCAAAACTGGCGAGGCGGAGGGTTTTGGGGGGCATGGGGAGGGGGAATAGGGGTAAGGGGAATAGGGGTAAGGGGTGTTGGATGAGCAATCACTCATCACCGACCACCCATCACCAACGACTCAGCATCCATCTCTAAGCCAAGAAATCATCACAGTAGTCGGCGAGGAAGGGGGTGCGATAGCCGTCTTGGTGCCAAAGAATGGGGAAGAAGCTTTCGTCCATTTCTAGGCTGTCGATGCGGCGATAGCGGCTGAAGATGTAGCCCTGCCCGATGCCGGGGGGTTGAAATTGGGTGGAGATGGGGAGGGTGCTAATGGCGAGGCTATGGCGGGTTTGATCGGTGGTGCGGTTGCGGCCTGAGCCATGCCAGAGATCGCCGTGGAAGAAAATGCCGCTTCCTGGTGGCAGCTCTACCGAGATAATGTCTGGGTCTTGGATACCGGCCTCAGCGACGGCTTTCCAGAGGGGGGTGCGATAGTCGTCTTTAGGCGCGTGGAGGAAGCGTACGGTGTCTGAGCAGTTCCACTGATGAGAGCGGGGCACAATTTCGAGGGTGCCGGCTTTTGGGGTGGCGTGGCTGAGGGCAATCCAGCAAGTGATGACGGATGCCGGGTTCACCGTAGAAACATAGATGTTGTTGCGGTGAAAAGAGACTTCTGGAGCGTCGGGAGGTTTGATCCAGCAGGCATCGAAGGCGTAGCGTGCCCCCTGCCAGCCCATCAGCGTGGCATTGAGGCGGCCAATTTCACTGGAGAGGGTGTAGCCAGCCAGGGTGCGATCGCACCGCCACAGCCCAGTCATCTGACGGGTGGCATTGGGCTGGCTCAGGCCAGGGCGCCCATACCATTCGTCGGGGTAGATACCGGTTTCAAACTGGGTATCAAAGAGGGGCTCGAAGCGATCGATGATTTGGTCGATCTGGGTGGGTGTCAGAAGATTCTCCAGAATCAAATAGCCCTGGGATTGAAATTGGGCAATCTGACTCGGCGTGAGGGATATTCGGGTTTGAACTGAGGGCATGGGGTCTTTGAAAAATAAGGGGGCACCGTAGGAACGGGTTTTGTTTATCAAACCTGGCCAATGACTCAATAACGGGCTAAACCTATGCTTACGGAGGGACGAATGGGGCTATTAGCCCCCGCAATAATCGGCCAAAAACGGGGTGCGATAGCCATCTTCACGCCAGACGATGGGGAAGAAACTTTCGTCCATCGTGTTGTCACCGTGGCGGCGGTATTTACCCGCGATATACCCCCCAGGGACATAGGCACCAAAGGGCTTAAATTGCGCCTCAGCCGGGACGTAGGCCAGCACCATGCTGCGACGCACAACATCCATTGTGTTTTTGCCGGAACCATGCCAGGTGTTGCCGTGATGGAAAACGCCACTACCTGGGGCAATATCGAGCTGCACGACTTCTGGTTGCTCAACGCCAGCCAGCTTGG is drawn from Leptolyngbya sp. SIO1E4 and contains these coding sequences:
- the solA gene encoding N-methyl-L-tryptophan oxidase, with translation MARHFDAIVIGAGGVGSAATYYLAKAGQRVLLLEQFELNHQNGSSYGHSRVIRYTYDDPIYINLMRDAYPLWFALQEEAGETLYVKTGGLDFGFPDVETFQGLKASMDEATLDYEHLTRDEIARRYPQFVLQDGMEGLFHADSGLLRTSRCVLAHVRLAQARGATVMDQTPVVKVTPSASGVEVQTEKETFSCDRIVLTTGSWAKGLLAEQGIDLPLKIMPCQLGFYQPDKTADFAPGTFPVFFAHMNGIYGEMPYGIPHEDPSIGVKITTFYGWETVNTPGEVDYTPSQAWTEHIRDFAREYIPGAAGPLVSTRRCLYTLTPDKHFIVDQHPSYSHVVIGAGFSGHGFKFTTLTGKMLADLAVHGSTPHDTSLFKVARFQTVKASSR
- a CDS encoding GntR family transcriptional regulator encodes the protein MVISEQLKEQIEAGQYVPGERLPSEFDLGKAFNVSRTTIRRAIANLIQQGLVTTQQGKGIFVSDRHKISFSMSNPLMQFDLALKQQGYTGHVHSLRFQLTKAPAEVTRMLQLSHQETQVYWQEKIIYADECPIALDITYLPEAMGAALAKPLQEGFTYSALMMNGIDLNAAEVRLESVPATYELSEYLAVPLGMPLLVFSYVVYWGKCTPAACGKTLSRSDWTCYTSQIEVAQASDGGDHTP
- a CDS encoding phytanoyl-CoA dioxygenase family protein codes for the protein MPSVQTRISLTPSQIAQFQSQGYLILENLLTPTQIDQIIDRFEPLFDTQFETGIYPDEWYGRPGLSQPNATRQMTGLWRCDRTLAGYTLSSEIGRLNATLMGWQGARYAFDACWIKPPDAPEVSFHRNNIYVSTVNPASVITCWIALSHATPKAGTLEIVPRSHQWNCSDTVRFLHAPKDDYRTPLWKAVAEAGIQDPDIISVELPPGSGIFFHGDLWHGSGRNRTTDQTRHSLAISTLPISTQFQPPGIGQGYIFSRYRRIDSLEMDESFFPILWHQDGYRTPFLADYCDDFLA